A stretch of Bradyrhizobium sp. AZCC 2262 DNA encodes these proteins:
- the irrA gene encoding iron response transcriptional regulator IrrA codes for MNDQASNVNDDGIDPAARAAGHQPALTGCPWHDVNEMLQAAGLRPTRQRMALGWLLFGKGARHLTAEMLYEEATLAKVPVSLATVYNTLNQLTDAGLLRQVSVDGTKTYFDTNVTAHHHFYLENNHELVDIPDPHLVLSKMPDVPEGYEIARVDMVVRLRKKR; via the coding sequence ATGAACGACCAAGCCTCAAACGTGAACGACGACGGTATCGATCCGGCCGCCCGGGCCGCCGGACATCAGCCGGCGTTGACCGGCTGTCCCTGGCACGACGTCAACGAAATGCTGCAGGCCGCCGGTCTCAGGCCAACCCGCCAGCGCATGGCACTGGGCTGGCTGCTGTTCGGCAAGGGCGCCCGCCATCTGACCGCGGAAATGCTGTACGAGGAAGCAACGCTGGCCAAGGTTCCGGTGTCGCTCGCAACCGTCTACAACACGCTCAATCAGCTCACCGATGCAGGTCTCTTGCGCCAGGTCTCGGTCGACGGCACCAAGACCTATTTCGACACCAACGTCACCGCGCACCACCACTTCTATCTCGAGAACAACCACGAGCTGGTCGACATTCCCGATCCGCACCTGGTGCTGTCGAAGATGCCCGACGTGCCGGAGGGCTACGAAATCGCCCGCGTCGACATGGTCGTGCGCCTGCGCAAGAAGCGCTGA